The Zootoca vivipara chromosome 5, rZooViv1.1, whole genome shotgun sequence genome includes the window GTTCACAGAATGAAGTTGCCTATCCTTTCAGCACAATGGGGCAGGAAACAGCATGGGGCAAAGAGGAGAAGAGTGTGGCATGGGTCTGGATGTGTGCACTGGATGTGTATTATATATGAGACAGACAGGGTGCTGTGTGActgccaagtgtgtgtgtgctatatATGTGACaagtgcagtgcagtgcacaTGTGCAAGAGCATGTTTGGCGACCCCGTTAGCCACAATTACTGCTACTATGTGGCCCTCAATAGATTGGTCAACTTTGCATTTATTTAGTTAGATGGCCGTGTGTCTTGGGTCAAAGAAGGTTAGGCACCCTAAGTTACAGAACGCTTGGTCGGGCACAGTTTGATGAAATAGAATTGTCTTTACACATACACCTCATGAGAAATGATATAATGAGGGTTCTACATGTGCCTACTATAGAAAATTGCAATCTGTTTATGTAAGAACTGAACTTTTATTCAATAAATCAATCTGTAGAGGTAAGAAAACCTTTCAGAACAGTTCAGAAATTCAAGATGAATCTACATCCATGGGGAAAGAAGAGATGGTTTTTGTAAGCCAAGAGTTCTACAAATAGAATTGCTAATCTGAATGTCATCCATTAGCTCTCGATCTAATtactgaaacaaaaaaaagctaatgttgCAAAAGAATGCCAAGGCCAACATATCATTTTACGTCCATGTCTTAAAAACATTGCTTGTAAGTTAAAACTCAATCTACTAAAAGTCTGCTTTCACTTACCCAATGAACTCGAGGAGTAGTGACATGTCAAGCTCCGGAGGGATACGGAAAACCGAGCCTACAACTTTACGGGGCCTCCCCCTGGCTATAGCAATTGGCTGTGGAACAGCTAGGATagtagaagaaaaacaaaactagaaagcaaaaaatatatttCCCACCTACAATAGGATACATGATGAAATAACAAGTTGCACGTATCTTAGTTCAGAAATGCACTGCCTAATTGCTATCAgggctatttaaatgtttttactAACTCAAGAGTGAGAGCACTGTTTTTTCTGTGATTAATGTAGCATTTTGTTATAATTTTAACCCACATTTTCTTTCAACCCACTGGCCTGGTTCACGTGACATGGTAAGCCAAACCATGCTTACATGGATTACATGACTTTGCTCcttcccaatattttttatttctgtgctATGCTGAGCTAAGCCAAGATTTGGCTTAGCACATCATCCAAACTGGACTTTGTGTTTTAGATCTTATCTTATTAAACCACAAGCTACCGGTATAGCCAAGAACCTATAGTTACCACAACGCAAGTTgctgtcacaaggaagatggagcaagcttgttttcttctgctctggaggctaggacctgaaccaatggattcaagttacaagaaaggagcttctgactaaacatcaggaagaactttctgccagtaagacctgttcaacagtggaacagtctctcttggaactctcattccttggaggtttttaaacagagattggatggccatccacctgtcatggatgctttagttgagattgtattacaggaagttggactagactcccatggtcccttccaaccctacaattctgattctatgatacagCATGAGAACCCTTATATTGCAACCTAAAGCTCAATATAATATGAGACATTCCTCCCCACAGTTCTCTGTCATTTTAACAAGAATCACTGTTAAATTAGTAACTGGCTAGTAAGCCAAAGTTATCGGTGGATGCAAATATTCTCCTATATTTGATGAATTTGGACAGGCCTTGATGTTGTCATAAATGCACAGGAAGATATCCCAAATTCCCAAAGGGTGCCAGAGACAGGAAAGTGGCTACAATTGCTATGATGGTCAGATCTAATCTTATTTATTATGCTGTGCATGTATGATCTAGTAACATTCCTTCTCTATTCTTAACTCCATTTTGAGCCTTAAAACACTAGTTGTCTTTCATAGACATGAACAAAATCACTACACAATTGTTCTTAGCAAAAAATGCTGACTACATAGTTCATTTGGGAATATCACAACTCTAAACTGCCCTGCTATCTTATAGCACATTAATAAGATAATCTTTAAGCTAGTTAATTAAGCTTAATAATACTCTTGTGGGGCAGATAAGTTACTATTATTTTGAACTTTGAACACGTTTCATGATCGTACCTATGGGGCATCCCCTAGCATCAGCCTGACCATAGTCTGTGGTTAGAAAGTTGAGCTATCTGATCCACTGGAATAAAGCGGCATGACAATTCttacatacatatttttaaatagcaATGCTGCTACTATAGTTGTTATAAAAACTTACCAGGCTTAGGTATTTCCAAACCTCTCTCTTGGTAGAAATCATGCATTTGCTTTTTCTCTCCTAAAAATATGCAATACAATATATTTGGGTTTGCTCCACATAGAAAATACAATGCATAGATGTGTGCAGAATCTGTGGCTCTCAGTATGCTATTGGGCTCCAACCCCCTCCGGCTCCAGCCAGGAAGGCGAactatcagggatgatgggagttgtagttcaacaacaggtGGAGAGCACAtgttgccccaccccccaccccaggataGATATATTTTCTCAAACTAGTTGGTTAGAGATACAAAATATGCTACCTAAAAAACCATCATTATCATTCAGAAGGATTTTCATACATTTATAGTATTGTGTCATCTAAAGATTCTCAAGTCagcaaaaagagaggaaaagtcttaaaacagcagcagttaaGATATATAGGAAACTTTAATAGGAGATCTGAAATGCCCAATGCATTCTTCGAGGTAATTACATCTTTAAAAGTTTATTAATGCAATTCTAAGGCTTTGATTTTTCCCACCATCAACACCTCTTAGCTTACTGGTGTTAtccctctccctttctgcatTCAAAATACTAGAGTTTTGTATTCCACAAAGCACTATTTGGCATTCATAAATTTAACTTGTCCCACTGGCATTGATTATGGTAGTCAATCTGTGAGCACACTGGTCTGCAAATGGCAGGTACAGTATATATTCATGAATTCAGTGAGAAGTTTTAGGtccttaaaaatattaaaaagattCAGCAAGCCTTGACTTGATCCAGAGCTGACATTAAAAAGGATATAAATATTACACTTTAATGAACCTCAAACTTATTATACAAGTTATTGCCCCCGCCCCGGCTTTTCTGTTTCTTAAATGTATTATTTTCAAGGCATGTGGAATGTTTTGACAAAGACTTtgaggaagaaaaaaacaaaaagtatGGAAATAGAAGCTACATGGGTTCTAGAAAGCGGCCACTAAATGACAGTGACCAGTAGGGGCAAATGGAAAGGAAGAGTGAAAAGGAAAGAGACCCATGTGGAAAAGGAACTATGCAGGTCAAAGAAACCAGCACTAGTAGGAATAAGGCTCCTTTGTCCAGCCACTGTTCACAATATTTAAAGCTCTTCTCCATAACCAAAATGCCTACAAACCTTATAAAATGAAAGTTGAGGATCTCAGATAGTTGTATGACAAACTACATGGCAGGGCTTGTGTTTCTGCAGTCACAGAAAATAGACACAGCCCTTATATCAAGAACCAAGGCAATTTAGGAATTATCATCTAATTCACAGCTAACACATTCTCTGGTgaatcttatatttaatttttataaataGCACCCTGCTCAAAATAAAAGACTTACTTTCTTCCAAGCTGACAACTAATTTATACACTATGTCTTGCAACTGTCGATCCAGCCTGCGGAAGTACAATAAAAAGGTTAATTAAATTAGTGATTGAATATGGGTTGTGGCAGTGAACTGGTGAAGAGCCACAGGGGAGGAACTAGAAGCTATTTTCAATGGCATACCGAGATTTGTAGGTTTCCCTATCTTGGGAAAGATTTGAGGTTCAAGACAACATATCTCAGTTACAAAAGCAACTTTACAACCATCTTTGAAGCAATGCATTGGTGCACCAGAGGAGATAAGAAGTCTCAAACAACCCTTGTGTGGGAAAGTTTCAAGACCAGGGAGGCAAATCTTTTGGATATGCAAAACTTTTGTTGGTAAACAATAAAGGGAATTAAGAATTGTGTGAGGTGCAATACCTTTTATGAGACAGCAACGTTTCCCTCCAGTGCATATAGCAAGTTAGAAGTATTTTTCAAGTtccaataatttattttattcaaaaaTAGAAATATCAGTGTTATCTGAAAACCATTGCTtcttttacacacatacacaaaatataGATAAACAATTATAATTAAAGTATATTACCTGATATTATAAAGGGGTTGCGTCTGATGTACTACAATGTTGCATTTTGGGCATCTGTTACTGTAGTAAAAATGTCTTACTATGCAGCTTTTACAGACTGTAGAAGATAAATTTTGCAGTTACAGGCCTATAAAGTAGTAGTACACAAGTTCCAAAGATAATACAGAATATATAGCATGTGTCATCTAAAATGCAGAGCAACTGTAGAaataaaacgtgtgtgtgtgtgtgtgtgtgtgtgtgtgtgtgtgtgtgtgtgtaggataaAAACTTTGCATAAGATTTTCAATAGATTTCTGCCCTACTTTTCTATACAAAATTTCAAAGGCTTACTAAAAGCTTACTGAAAAAAAGTTATTAAGAATAAGCCTTGAATAGGGGTATGCAATATGTATTTACTTGATCTCAATCTCTCCCTTTCCATACTGAAGGATCCACAACATGTTTACATAAAATAACACAATTTTTATTAAGGCTGAttttagctcaggcataggcaaactcagccctccagatgttttgggactacaatgtctatcatccctgaccactgatcctgttagctagggatgatgggagttgtagtcccaaaacatctggagggccgagtttgcctatgcctgttctaactgCTCCAACTCCCAATGCTACTCTGAGGTGGTATATAACCCACCCCCTCAAATTACTGCAACTCTTCCCACTGTCTTTTATCTCTTCTTACTCTCCCAGCTGCTGCAAACGGAATGGTCTGTTGCCTAGCTGGACACTCCTTATTCCTTTTCACTGTCAATAtgggttgtgttttatttttttgtcaaaaTGCAGATCGTCTCACAGACTAAGAACTGAAAGGGAGGAGCCAGGTGCAGCAGCTGCACCTAAAACAAGCTGTACTTTGAGGTAGAACATGTGCTTTTGTGCAGAAAGACCTGGGTTCAATCTTTTGCATCTATATTGTATGTGTGTTTAGGATCAAATACCAAAGAATGTGAAACACCTCTACCAGAATTTAGAAAGCTGCTATCAGGCAGAGTAGAAAAACAAATACTCTGCCCTGATTAAAGGCAACTTCCTAGGCTCCTAACCAGCAGGCAATATGAAGACTCTGGGCTGGGCAAGTATGGTACATTTCTTGATCTGCACAGCAGTAACATCTGTGTGCAGTACCTCAGGCTTCTGCTGTCACCCAATGACTCCAGGGATTTTTGGATTACAGAACCCACTCTAGATCTGCATATATATGGTCATCTACAGACTAGCCATGACAAACAGGTTAAGGAGCAGCAGAAGCTCAGGTCAGGGTCACTATTTAATGAGAAGAAAATGTGCTAAGATCTATTCAGGAAGCTGAATATGAAAGGCAAATAAAggaatgatttattttatttcagaacaTGATCATGGagaattttggggtggggtagtATAATCCAAGACATAGCTGGATTGTTTAGAATTTCCAGGACCCCTCTTAAAGGCATCCACCACCATGCAGTTACCACAATTAATACAACATTGTTTTACATTATCACCAAAACGTACTTAGGCTTGATATTTCTGCATAGATGACATCAAAGCTTCTGCCAAGAAAGAAATTAATATTAGTACTTACATGTATGAAGGCACTCTGTGATAGTTGTGGCATCTATGAAGTACCCTTTGCAGATAGAACACATTATATATGGTATCAGCTCAGAGAGGTTAATCATGCGCTGCAAACGTGAAAAAAGGAGGGAAATAGccattttaaaagttttgcttGTTACCAATACAAAGATgtgtattgtttattgtttgatTAAAGCACAGTATTAGAAGTGAAGTGGTGGTTTTCCTGAACACGgtctttttaattttgttgtgaactgctttgggaACCATTTAAGTGAAAGCATATGTAAACATATACtgtagaataaataaaataagaggatAAGAAGAGCTTcctggaacaggccaatggctcatcttgtccagtatcctgttatcacagtggccaaccagatactcaTGGGAAACCGGCAAACAGAACCTGAGCATCAGAacattctcccttcctgcagtttccagcaactggtattcagaaacattactgtctCTACCCACGGGAGATGGTGAGGGATTTTTCACTGGGGACACACAATAGAAGTCACATTGTAAGAAAACACAGAGCAAGGAAAACATATATAGGAAAGGGCCATAAACTCTgtggtagatcatctgctttgcatgcagaaaatcccagttCAATCCTTGACATCTTTAGGTAGGGCTTTGGGAGACCATTGCTCAAAACTctgaagagttgctgccagtcagtgtgcacaatattgagctaaatgtaccaatagtctgactttgtataaggaagcttcctatgttcctgatcCCACCATTTCCAAGGAACTTACAGGGGAAGATTAGGTAAGAGAAAGAAGCCCAAGAGGTATCCAAGGAAAGTCAAAGCTGAGCAAGGCTCTGAATCTGAAATCCCTATCCAGCTCTCTAGccactgcaccacattggctatatTTGGCACAGGGCATCATAGGAAGCGCTGTTTACATATTTATATCCCCATCCTTTCATCAGCGAGTTCCAGGAAAAAGTAAATGTGTTGCCTGCTCCcactttcatcttcacaacaagcctgtgaggtaggctaggctgaaagatGGTGATTGATCCAAGGCCACGCAAGGAGCTTCACAGcggagggaggatttgaacctgctTCTTCTCCATCCTAGTCCGACGGAATCTCACCCCATTGTGTCTGTTTCACCCAAGGGTGCCCCTTAAGCGCACTGGCTCTTGTTTTACCTCATCCTCATCTTCGCCTTCCTCCATCCCAAAGCCCCCGAAGGGGTCCGTGGACCCCCCTCctagaggagctgctgctgctgctgcttcctccacctcttcttcctcttcctcttcttcctcatcctcctccatctCTTCGTTGCTGGACTCAGAGCGGCTTCCCCCTTCGAAGCGGGAGTTTTCCCCAGAGCAGCCAGGGGCTTCCAGGCCCGCTATCGCTTCTTCATCGTCTACGTCCTCCTGCTCTTCCTCGCCCAGCCCCTCGCcggccacctccacctccacctcttcGCTCATCGCCCCGGCTTTGAGGGAAACAAATGTACAGGCCGCTTCGACCGACAAGGAGCAACCGAGGAAGCgcctggggggcggggagggcgaACGCAGTTCACACCCAAAGGAACTATTCCTGTCCTTTCTTTCCTATGTCTATGAGCCTTCCCTAAATGTGACTACAGATTCAAGACGCGTGCGCAAAGCCTATTGGCGCGCACGCTTCTAGGGCATGTGTCTCGTTCACATACAACCCCTATGTACTCTGGGAAACTGAGTTTTTTTCCCTCTATCGCAACGGTGAGCCAGGActctaggtgtttttttttacctgtaagccgccttgagttccAGTTACGGGAaaggcggggtaaaaataaatatataacaacgACATCAATATAGCAGCACTTGGTCTTAAAACTGAATTTTGATTCCTATTATGAAATACATAAAATGGTTTTCTTAAACTTAACGCGGGCTACTGCTTAACAGCAGTTTTGATTAGACAGTTGAAATGGGTGCATAGTGAAATCATTCTGATGCCAGTGTTGGGAAAAGGGTCAGTATTTAGTGCTTGTacaacatcattattattacatatttgaCTTTTTAGTAACTCGCTACGAAAAATCTAAGCAATTTACAGAACGGGGATTATATAATATACCGAGGTCCagctaaataaattaaaaaaaatagcaaacacGTTGTTTAGAATTGGCTTTTAAGTGTGTGAGGGTGCAGAAGACGGAAATAAATCACCATTCGAGTTTCACAGAAAAGttcttttattttacag containing:
- the PCGF6 gene encoding polycomb group RING finger protein 6, with the protein product MSEEVEVEVAGEGLGEEEQEDVDDEEAIAGLEAPGCSGENSRFEGGSRSESSNEEMEEDEEEEEEEEEVEEAAAAAAPLGGGSTDPFGGFGMEEGEDEDERMINLSELIPYIMCSICKGYFIDATTITECLHTFCKSCIVRHFYYSNRCPKCNIVVHQTQPLYNIRLDRQLQDIVYKLVVSLEEREKKQMHDFYQERGLEIPKPAVPQPIAIARGRPRKVVGSVFRIPPELDMSLLLEFIGANDLSGKFKPLEKKFVRVSGEATIGHVEKFLRRKMDLDPGCQVDIICGDHLLEHYQTLREIQRALGESAVQDGLLVLHYGLILSREPTYSRIC